A stretch of the Mesorhizobium huakuii genome encodes the following:
- a CDS encoding Hsp20 family protein has product MRHVDFSPLYRSTVGFDRLFTMLDSLAQPDGAQTYPPYNIERTGEDSYRISMAVAGFSDEEISIEAHRNVLTVKGERKDEGTGEGSELLYRGIASRAFERRFQLADHVEVVGAALKNGLLFVDLKRNIPEELKPRKIAITSAPAKAKQIEAKTAA; this is encoded by the coding sequence ATGCGTCACGTTGATTTTTCCCCGCTCTATCGCTCGACCGTCGGCTTCGACCGTCTCTTCACAATGCTGGATTCGCTGGCGCAGCCCGATGGCGCGCAGACCTATCCGCCCTACAATATCGAGCGCACCGGTGAGGATTCCTACCGGATTTCGATGGCGGTCGCCGGCTTCTCGGACGAGGAAATCTCGATCGAAGCCCACCGCAATGTGCTGACCGTGAAGGGTGAGCGCAAGGACGAGGGCACCGGCGAAGGCTCCGAGCTGCTCTATCGCGGCATTGCCTCCAGGGCCTTCGAGCGCCGCTTCCAGCTTGCCGATCACGTTGAAGTCGTCGGTGCCGCGCTGAAGAATGGCCTGCTCTTCGTCGACCTCAAGCGCAACATTCCCGAGGAGTTGAAGCCGCGCAAGATCGCGATCACCTCGGCTCCGGCCAAGGCCAAGCAGATTGAGGCCAAGACCGCTGCGTAA
- the gltB gene encoding glutamate synthase large subunit: MTDMTLSATNGQAAQTKAAAVKNTSRTAIGRTDIGRTDIGRTGFAPRGLYDPRNEHDACGVGFIVNMKGVKSHQIVKDGLAVLENLTHRGAVGADPLVGDGAGVLVQLPDQFFREEMAAQGIELPAAGQYGVGHWFMPQDAALRAHIEDIIAESAQSEGLPLLGFRDVPVDNSPLSKAPDIVASEPFHRQVFIGRTADIPDDEEYEARLYLLRKVISGRIYAENDNKDIGAYCVSLSARTIVYKGMFLAYQVGAYYKDLKDPRFETALILVHQRFSTNTFPSWKLAHPYRMVAHNGEINTVRGNNNWMAARQASVDSELFGNNISKLWPISYDGQSDTACFDNALEFLFQGGYSLSHAMMMLIPEAWAGNKLMDADRKAFYEYHAALMEPWDGPAAVAFTDGRQIGATLDRNGLRPARYIVTDDDRVIMASEAGVLPVPEERIVKKWRLQPGRMLLIDLAKGRIVPDEEIKSEIATKHPYKTWLANTQLILEDLKPVEPRALRKDVSLLDRQQAFGYTQEDTKLLMSPMATTGQEAVGSMGTDTPISAMSDKSKLLYTYFKQNFAQVTNPPIDPIREELVMSLVSFIGPRPNIFDLVGNSRRKRLEVRQPILTNGDLEKIRSIGHTEDRFDTKTIDITYGSNEGAAGMQGAIDRLCERAEAAVAGGYNIIILSDRQLGPDRIAIPALLATAAVHHHLIRKGLRTSVGLVVESGEPREVHHFCCLAGYGAEAINPYLAFDTLTDMHKRGELPEEVDAYEVVSRYIKSIGKGILKVMSKMGISTYQSYCGAQIFDAIGLKSDFVQQYFTGTATLIEGVGLDEVAGETVSRHTDGFGNDPVLRNNLEVGGEYLFRMRGEAHMWSPDAVATLQHAVRQGSWETFKEYSAQIDSETARAQAIRGLFKIRLAEETGRKKVALDDVMSAADIVKRFSTGAMSFGSISREAHTTLARAMNQIGGKSNTGEGGEEADRYLPLPGGSKNPERSAIKQVASGRFGVTAEYLVNSDVMQIKVAQGAKPGEGGQLPGHKVDATIAKVRHSTPGVGLISPPPHHDIYSIEDLAQLIYDLKNVNPAADVSVKLVSEVGVGTVAAGVAKARADHITISGYDGGTGASPLTSLKHAGSPWEMGLAETHQTLVLNGLRSRVALQVDGGLRTGRDVIIGALLGADEFGFSTAPLIAAGCIMMRKCHLNTCPVGVATQDPVLRKRFKGTPEHVINFFFYVAEEVRALLAEMGYTHIDQIIGDTDLLEKREMIQHWKARGLDFSKMFYKPDAPHEAVHWTERQKHPIDDVLDRKLIELAKPALEAKQPVKIEVDIRNVDRSTGAMLSGEVAKRFKHKGLREDTIQVKLTGTAGQSFGAFLARGVSFELVGAGNDYVGKGLSGGRIVIRPPEEARIVAADSIIVGNTVLYGATEGEAYFAGVAGERFAVRNSGVAAVVEGVGDHGCEYMTGGVVVVIGKTGRNFAAGMSGGVAYVLDEAGDFAERCNMAMVELEPVPEEDDLMERLLHHGGDLDHKGRVDVSGDMTSHDEERLYQLISNHVHYTGSVRGREILDDWTIFRPKFRKIMPVEYRRALIEMERMRMGVAAE; this comes from the coding sequence ATGACGGACATGACGCTCTCTGCGACGAACGGCCAGGCCGCGCAGACGAAAGCGGCTGCCGTCAAAAATACGTCCCGAACCGCCATTGGCCGAACCGACATCGGCCGAACCGATATTGGCCGAACCGGTTTTGCCCCTCGGGGTCTCTACGATCCGCGTAACGAACATGACGCCTGCGGCGTCGGCTTCATCGTCAACATGAAGGGCGTGAAGTCGCATCAGATCGTCAAGGACGGCCTTGCCGTGCTTGAAAACCTGACGCATCGCGGCGCCGTCGGCGCCGACCCGCTGGTCGGCGACGGCGCCGGCGTGCTGGTGCAGCTTCCCGACCAGTTCTTCCGTGAGGAGATGGCAGCGCAAGGCATCGAACTGCCGGCGGCGGGCCAATACGGCGTCGGACACTGGTTCATGCCGCAGGACGCGGCGCTGCGCGCCCATATCGAGGACATCATCGCCGAATCGGCGCAGTCCGAAGGGCTGCCGCTGCTCGGATTCCGCGACGTGCCCGTCGACAATTCGCCGCTGTCGAAGGCGCCCGACATCGTCGCGTCCGAGCCGTTCCATCGCCAGGTGTTCATCGGCCGCACGGCGGACATTCCCGATGACGAGGAATACGAGGCCCGGCTCTATCTGCTGCGCAAGGTCATCTCGGGCCGTATCTATGCCGAGAACGACAACAAGGATATCGGCGCCTATTGCGTGTCGCTGTCGGCGCGCACCATCGTCTACAAGGGCATGTTCCTGGCCTATCAGGTCGGTGCCTACTACAAGGACCTCAAGGACCCGCGCTTCGAGACCGCGCTGATCCTGGTGCATCAGCGCTTTTCGACCAACACCTTCCCGTCGTGGAAGCTGGCGCATCCCTACCGCATGGTCGCGCACAATGGCGAGATCAACACGGTGCGCGGCAACAACAACTGGATGGCGGCGCGCCAGGCCTCGGTCGATTCCGAACTGTTCGGCAACAACATCTCGAAGCTGTGGCCGATCTCCTATGACGGCCAGTCGGACACGGCCTGCTTCGACAATGCGCTCGAGTTCCTGTTCCAGGGCGGCTACAGCCTCAGCCATGCCATGATGATGCTGATCCCGGAAGCCTGGGCCGGCAACAAGCTCATGGATGCCGATCGCAAGGCCTTCTACGAATACCATGCCGCGCTGATGGAGCCATGGGACGGACCGGCTGCGGTCGCCTTCACCGATGGCCGCCAGATCGGCGCCACGCTCGACCGCAACGGATTGCGCCCGGCACGCTACATCGTCACCGACGACGACCGCGTCATCATGGCTTCGGAAGCCGGCGTGCTGCCGGTGCCGGAAGAGAGGATCGTCAAGAAGTGGCGGCTGCAGCCTGGCCGCATGCTGCTGATCGACCTTGCCAAGGGCCGCATCGTGCCGGACGAGGAGATCAAGTCGGAGATCGCCACCAAGCATCCCTACAAGACCTGGCTCGCCAACACGCAGCTCATTCTGGAAGATCTGAAGCCGGTCGAACCGCGCGCGCTGCGCAAGGATGTCAGCCTGCTCGATCGCCAGCAGGCGTTTGGCTATACCCAGGAAGACACCAAGCTGTTGATGTCGCCGATGGCGACCACCGGCCAGGAAGCCGTGGGATCGATGGGCACCGACACGCCGATTTCGGCGATGTCGGACAAGTCGAAGCTGCTTTACACCTACTTCAAGCAGAACTTCGCCCAGGTCACCAATCCGCCGATCGACCCGATCCGCGAGGAACTGGTGATGAGCCTGGTGTCGTTCATCGGGCCGCGGCCGAACATCTTCGACCTGGTCGGCAATTCGCGCCGCAAGCGGCTCGAAGTGCGCCAGCCGATCCTGACCAATGGCGATCTGGAGAAGATCCGCTCCATCGGCCACACCGAGGACCGTTTCGACACCAAGACCATCGACATCACCTATGGCTCGAATGAGGGCGCTGCCGGCATGCAGGGCGCCATCGACCGGCTCTGCGAGCGGGCGGAGGCGGCGGTCGCCGGCGGCTACAACATCATCATCCTGTCCGACCGCCAGCTCGGCCCGGACCGCATCGCCATTCCGGCGCTGCTCGCGACGGCGGCGGTCCATCACCATCTGATCCGCAAGGGGCTGCGCACCTCGGTCGGCCTCGTCGTCGAATCCGGCGAACCGCGCGAAGTGCATCATTTCTGCTGCCTCGCCGGCTATGGCGCCGAGGCGATCAACCCCTATCTCGCCTTCGATACGCTCACCGACATGCACAAGCGCGGCGAGTTGCCGGAAGAGGTCGATGCCTATGAGGTGGTGTCGCGCTACATCAAGTCGATCGGCAAGGGCATCCTCAAGGTGATGTCCAAGATGGGCATCTCGACCTACCAGTCCTATTGCGGCGCGCAGATTTTCGACGCGATCGGGCTGAAGAGCGATTTCGTGCAGCAGTATTTCACCGGCACCGCGACGCTGATCGAAGGCGTCGGGCTGGATGAAGTCGCGGGCGAGACCGTCAGCCGCCACACGGACGGTTTCGGCAATGATCCGGTGCTGCGCAACAATCTGGAGGTCGGCGGGGAATATCTGTTCCGCATGCGCGGCGAGGCGCATATGTGGTCGCCCGACGCGGTCGCCACCTTGCAGCACGCCGTGCGCCAGGGCTCGTGGGAGACATTCAAGGAATATTCCGCGCAGATCGACAGCGAGACGGCCCGCGCTCAGGCCATCCGTGGTCTGTTCAAGATCAGGCTGGCGGAGGAGACCGGGCGCAAGAAGGTCGCGCTCGATGACGTCATGTCGGCAGCCGACATCGTCAAGCGCTTCTCGACCGGCGCGATGTCGTTCGGCTCGATCTCCAGGGAAGCGCACACCACGCTGGCGCGCGCCATGAACCAGATCGGCGGCAAGTCGAACACCGGCGAGGGCGGCGAAGAAGCCGACCGCTATCTGCCGCTGCCTGGCGGCAGCAAGAACCCAGAGCGCTCGGCGATCAAGCAGGTCGCCTCGGGCCGCTTCGGTGTGACGGCGGAGTATCTCGTCAATTCCGATGTCATGCAGATCAAGGTCGCGCAGGGCGCCAAGCCCGGCGAAGGCGGTCAGCTGCCTGGCCACAAGGTCGACGCCACCATCGCCAAGGTCAGGCATTCGACACCCGGCGTCGGCCTGATCTCGCCGCCGCCGCATCACGACATCTACTCGATCGAGGATCTGGCGCAGCTGATCTACGATCTGAAGAACGTCAATCCGGCGGCCGACGTCTCGGTCAAGCTGGTGTCGGAAGTCGGTGTCGGCACGGTCGCGGCCGGCGTCGCCAAGGCGCGCGCCGACCACATCACCATCTCGGGCTACGATGGCGGCACGGGTGCCTCGCCGCTGACATCGCTCAAGCATGCCGGCAGTCCGTGGGAAATGGGCCTGGCCGAGACGCATCAGACGTTGGTGCTGAACGGCTTGCGTTCACGCGTGGCACTGCAGGTCGATGGCGGCTTGCGCACCGGGCGTGACGTCATCATCGGCGCGCTGCTTGGCGCCGATGAGTTCGGCTTCTCCACCGCGCCGCTGATCGCGGCGGGCTGCATCATGATGCGCAAGTGCCACCTCAACACCTGTCCGGTTGGTGTCGCCACCCAGGACCCGGTGCTGCGCAAGCGCTTTAAGGGCACGCCTGAGCATGTCATCAACTTCTTCTTCTATGTGGCGGAAGAGGTGAGGGCACTGCTGGCGGAGATGGGCTACACCCATATCGACCAGATCATCGGCGATACCGACCTTCTGGAAAAGCGCGAGATGATCCAGCACTGGAAGGCGCGCGGGCTCGACTTCTCGAAGATGTTCTACAAGCCCGATGCGCCGCATGAAGCTGTGCACTGGACCGAGCGGCAGAAGCACCCGATCGATGATGTGCTCGACCGCAAGCTGATCGAACTGGCCAAGCCCGCACTGGAGGCCAAGCAGCCGGTCAAGATCGAAGTCGACATCCGCAACGTCGACCGTTCGACGGGCGCCATGCTGTCGGGTGAAGTGGCCAAGCGCTTCAAGCACAAGGGCCTGCGCGAGGACACCATCCAGGTGAAGCTCACCGGCACCGCCGGTCAGTCCTTCGGCGCCTTCCTGGCGCGCGGCGTCTCGTTCGAGCTCGTCGGCGCCGGCAACGACTATGTCGGCAAGGGTCTTTCGGGTGGCCGCATCGTCATTCGGCCGCCGGAAGAGGCCAGGATCGTCGCGGCCGACTCCATCATCGTCGGCAATACGGTGCTTTACGGCGCGACCGAGGGCGAAGCCTATTTCGCCGGTGTCGCCGGCGAGCGCTTCGCGGTGCGCAATTCGGGCGTCGCGGCCGTCGTCGAAGGTGTCGGCGACCATGGCTGCGAATACATGACCGGCGGTGTCGTCGTCGTCATCGGCAAGACCGGCCGCAACTTCGCCGCCGGCATGTCGGGCGGCGTCGCCTATGTGCTGGACGAGGCGGGCGATTTCGCCGAGCGCTGCAACATGGCCATGGTCGAGCTGGAGCCGGTTCCGGAAGAAGACGATCTGATGGAAAGGTTGCTGCACCATGGCGGCGACCTCGACCACAAGGGCCGTGTCGACGTGTCGGGCGACATGACCAGCCATGACGAGGAGCGGCTCTACCAGCTGATCTCGAACCACGTGCACTATACGGGTTCGGTGCGCGGCCGCGAGATCCTCGACGACTGGACGATTTTCCGGCCGAAATTCCGCAAGATCATGCCGGTCGAATACCGCCGTGCGCTGATCGAGATGGAACGCATGCGCATGGGCGTCGCGGCCGAATAG
- a CDS encoding threonine aldolase family protein, whose product MFFASDNWAGAHPNIVAGLSAAAGGFATAYGDSALDQAVYQRFSEIFEREVAVFFVATGTAANSLSLTTFNKPGGISFAHRESHVIEDECGAPEYFSGGSRLHAVDGALGKIDPHNLERAIGRFAPEIVHWGRPMAVSITQSTEVGTIYGLNEIETISAIAKQHSVPLHMDGARFANALAALETTPAEMTWKRGVDILSFGGTKNGCWCAEAIVLFDLDRAKELAFLRKRAAQLFSKSRFVAAQFEAYFKDGQWLDTARHANAMAARLAAAIEDSAHATLAWLPQANEVFAVIKKTEADRLQAAGAAFYDWHKPHGFDGHIGENELLYRFVTSFATSAEEVDRFGQLIAG is encoded by the coding sequence ATGTTCTTCGCTTCCGACAATTGGGCAGGCGCCCATCCCAATATCGTTGCCGGCCTGTCGGCCGCGGCCGGCGGCTTTGCCACCGCCTATGGCGACAGCGCGCTCGACCAGGCGGTCTACCAGCGCTTCAGCGAGATTTTCGAGCGCGAGGTCGCGGTGTTCTTCGTGGCGACCGGCACCGCCGCCAACTCGCTGTCACTGACCACCTTCAACAAGCCCGGCGGCATCTCCTTTGCCCACCGAGAATCGCATGTCATCGAAGACGAGTGCGGCGCGCCGGAATATTTTTCCGGCGGCTCGCGCCTGCATGCCGTCGACGGCGCGCTCGGCAAGATCGACCCGCACAATCTGGAGCGGGCCATTGGCCGCTTCGCGCCCGAAATCGTCCACTGGGGACGGCCGATGGCGGTCTCGATCACCCAGTCGACCGAGGTTGGCACCATCTACGGCCTGAACGAGATCGAGACGATTTCGGCCATCGCCAAACAGCATTCCGTGCCGCTGCACATGGATGGCGCCCGCTTTGCCAATGCGCTGGCGGCGCTCGAAACGACACCGGCCGAAATGACCTGGAAACGTGGCGTCGACATCCTCTCCTTCGGCGGCACCAAGAATGGCTGCTGGTGCGCCGAGGCGATCGTGCTGTTCGACCTCGACCGCGCCAAGGAATTGGCCTTCCTGCGCAAGCGTGCCGCTCAGCTGTTTTCCAAGTCGCGCTTCGTCGCGGCGCAGTTCGAAGCCTATTTCAAGGACGGCCAATGGCTCGACACCGCGCGCCACGCCAACGCCATGGCCGCGCGCCTGGCGGCAGCAATCGAGGATTCGGCCCACGCGACACTGGCCTGGCTGCCGCAAGCCAACGAAGTGTTCGCGGTGATCAAGAAGACCGAGGCCGACAGGCTGCAGGCGGCGGGCGCTGCCTTCTACGACTGGCACAAGCCGCACGGCTTTGACGGCCATATCGGCGAGAACGAACTGCTCTACCGCTTCGTCACCAGCTTCGCGACGTCAGCCGAGGAAGTTGATCGCTTTGGCCAATTGATCGCCGGATAG